A section of the Clostridium felsineum DSM 794 genome encodes:
- a CDS encoding amino acid ABC transporter ATP-binding protein, giving the protein MSMIEASGLTKVFGKLTVFEDLSIKVEKGEVLVIIGPSGSGKSTFLRCINHLEVPDGGSVVIEGEKLNTKNKKTYKGIIEKMGMVFQGFNLFPHMTVLQNVMEAPITVKKENKKEVKKRAEKLIDKVGLIDKCDVYPSKLSGGQKQRVAIARALCMQPDIMLFDEPTSALDPELVGEVLSVMKELAKDGMTMLVVTHEMGFAREVADRVIFMDGGKIVEEGKPEDIFSNPKEERTQTFLNKIL; this is encoded by the coding sequence ATGTCAATGATAGAAGCTAGTGGCTTAACAAAGGTGTTTGGAAAGCTTACAGTATTTGAAGATTTAAGTATAAAAGTAGAAAAGGGAGAAGTACTAGTTATAATAGGGCCATCAGGTTCAGGTAAGAGTACTTTTCTAAGATGCATAAATCATCTTGAGGTTCCAGATGGAGGAAGTGTTGTAATAGAGGGGGAAAAACTAAATACAAAAAATAAGAAAACCTACAAAGGTATAATTGAAAAAATGGGCATGGTTTTTCAAGGCTTTAATCTTTTTCCACATATGACAGTGCTTCAGAATGTTATGGAGGCACCAATAACAGTGAAAAAAGAAAATAAAAAGGAAGTAAAAAAGAGAGCTGAAAAGCTTATAGATAAAGTAGGACTTATAGATAAATGTGATGTTTATCCATCAAAGCTTTCGGGAGGACAAAAGCAAAGAGTAGCGATAGCTAGAGCACTTTGCATGCAGCCAGATATAATGCTTTTTGATGAGCCAACTTCAGCCCTAGATCCAGAGCTTGTAGGAGAGGTTTTAAGTGTAATGAAGGAACTTGCAAAGGACGGAATGACAATGTTGGTTGTAACACATGAGATGGGTTTTGCAAGAGAAGTGGCAGATAGGGTTATATTTATGGATGGAGGAAAGATTGTAGAAGAGGGAAAACCTGAGGATATATTTAGTAATCCTAAGGAGGAGAGGACTCAGACATTTTTAAACAAAATTCTTTAA
- a CDS encoding amino acid ABC transporter permease, which produces MDLGTLNKVIPVLLQGTIVTIQLTFMAIIFGCLIALLVAILKVSSNKILNAIGGFYTWIFRGTPLLLQLYVFYYGLPALNIDITATQAAILGLSLNSGAYIAEIIRGGIIAIDKGQFEAAKALGFTYGQTMRKIILPQAVRVIIPPMGNEFIALIKDTSLVSVITMEELLRKAQLLVSASGDAVTPYVMTGVFYLILTTVFTFLFSRVERKLSIY; this is translated from the coding sequence ATGGATTTAGGTACACTTAATAAAGTAATACCAGTACTGCTACAGGGTACAATAGTAACAATACAGCTTACGTTTATGGCAATAATATTTGGATGTTTAATAGCACTTTTAGTAGCAATACTTAAGGTTTCATCAAACAAAATTTTAAATGCTATAGGAGGCTTTTACACTTGGATATTTAGGGGAACACCGCTCTTATTACAATTATATGTTTTTTATTATGGACTCCCTGCACTTAATATTGATATAACAGCAACTCAAGCTGCGATACTTGGACTTAGTTTGAATTCGGGAGCTTATATAGCTGAAATAATAAGAGGAGGAATAATTGCAATTGATAAAGGGCAATTCGAAGCAGCAAAGGCACTTGGCTTCACATATGGTCAAACAATGAGAAAAATTATACTGCCTCAAGCTGTAAGGGTAATAATACCGCCTATGGGAAATGAATTTATAGCCCTCATAAAGGATACATCATTGGTTTCAGTAATAACAATGGAAGAACTTTTAAGAAAAGCACAACTTTTGGTTTCAGCTTCTGGTGATGCAGTTACACCATATGTTATGACAGGGGTATTTTATCTTATACTTACAACAGTATTTACATTTTTATTCTCACGAGTTGAGAGAAAATTATCAATATATTAG
- a CDS encoding dimethylarginine dimethylaminohydrolase family protein has product MEKKFVSNSTGVLKKVLLCKPDYIEIEPIDEISKAWYEKEYEINTEECIKEHEELASAYRENGIEVVLMEGNPKLKNQVFSRDFGATIKEGYILGNFKESIRKEETLEYEAKLKELGIPCAAKCKKGVFEGGDFWFLDDKTIAIGAVDRTNKEGICDIKNQIGKFGYEVIEAKARRGNLHLDMCFNIVAERLAVACTEVLSDEFLGILKDKKFELIDVPKEGIAKHHCNIEALGNNRVLSFYNNKEVNERLKAYGLKVLNIHLKELLKGGGGIHCMTFPIVRV; this is encoded by the coding sequence ATGGAAAAAAAATTTGTTTCAAATTCTACTGGAGTTTTAAAAAAAGTATTACTTTGTAAACCGGATTATATTGAAATTGAACCAATAGATGAAATATCAAAAGCATGGTATGAAAAAGAGTATGAGATAAATACAGAAGAATGTATAAAAGAACATGAAGAATTAGCAAGTGCATATAGGGAAAATGGAATAGAGGTTGTTCTAATGGAGGGAAATCCTAAATTAAAAAATCAGGTATTTTCAAGGGATTTTGGAGCAACTATAAAAGAGGGATATATATTAGGCAATTTTAAGGAAAGTATAAGAAAAGAAGAAACACTTGAGTATGAAGCTAAACTTAAAGAACTTGGAATCCCCTGTGCAGCTAAGTGTAAAAAGGGAGTGTTTGAAGGAGGAGATTTCTGGTTTTTAGATGATAAAACAATAGCAATAGGAGCTGTTGATAGGACTAATAAAGAAGGTATTTGTGATATTAAGAACCAAATAGGAAAGTTTGGCTACGAGGTTATAGAGGCAAAAGCTAGAAGAGGAAATTTACATTTAGATATGTGTTTTAATATTGTGGCTGAAAGGCTAGCAGTAGCATGTACAGAAGTTCTATCAGATGAGTTTTTAGGAATATTAAAAGATAAAAAGTTTGAGTTGATAGATGTGCCTAAAGAAGGAATAGCTAAACATCATTGTAATATCGAAGCTTTGGGAAATAACAGAGTACTATCTTTTTACAACAATAAAGAAGTAAATGAAAGGCTTAAAGCATATGGTTTAAAAGTTCTAAATATACACCTAAAAGAACTTTTAAAGGGTGGTGGAGGAATACACTGCATGACATTTCCTATAGTAAGGGTTTAA
- a CDS encoding aminotransferase A, translated as MSCTINPLVKKIELSPIRELSDAALKYCDAVNLTVGQPDFTTPEHIKLYAKKAIDNNHTSYTSNSGIFNLREAASNFINKKYNLSYNADKEIIVTNGATEAIDISLRTILEKNDEVLLPAPIYVGYEPVITFCGAKPVYMDTSSNNFVLNAEIIKRHLTEKTKCLILCYPCNPTGSIMDKNALAEIAKLLKDKDIFIISDEIYSELTFNNTHYSIANFKDMRDKVILLNGVSKSHSMTGWRIGFIFAPEYLTSQIFKLHQYGTTCSCSISQYAALEALTNGFNDSEYMKKEYIKRRDFIYEELISMGLTVVKPEGAFYIFPSIKKFNVSSLDFSIKLLEKEHLAVVPGSAFSPLGEGYIRISYAASMNELKRGMEKLRHFINSL; from the coding sequence ATGAGTTGTACTATTAATCCATTAGTAAAAAAAATAGAATTATCACCTATTCGTGAATTATCAGATGCCGCATTAAAATACTGTGATGCAGTTAATTTAACAGTTGGACAACCTGATTTTACTACGCCTGAACATATAAAGTTATATGCAAAAAAGGCTATTGATAATAATCATACCTCTTACACTAGTAATTCAGGTATTTTTAACCTTAGAGAAGCTGCTAGTAATTTTATAAATAAAAAATATAATCTTAGCTACAATGCTGATAAAGAAATTATAGTTACAAACGGTGCAACTGAAGCAATTGACATATCTCTTAGAACTATACTCGAAAAAAATGATGAAGTTCTTCTTCCTGCTCCAATTTACGTTGGGTACGAGCCTGTAATAACTTTCTGCGGTGCCAAACCAGTATACATGGATACCTCATCTAATAACTTTGTTTTAAATGCTGAAATAATAAAAAGACATTTAACTGAAAAAACTAAATGCTTAATCTTATGTTACCCTTGTAATCCTACCGGAAGTATAATGGATAAAAATGCTCTTGCTGAAATAGCCAAATTGTTAAAGGACAAAGATATATTTATAATATCTGATGAAATTTACAGTGAACTTACCTTTAATAATACTCATTATTCTATTGCAAACTTCAAGGACATGAGAGATAAAGTTATTTTATTAAATGGAGTGTCAAAGTCGCATTCTATGACAGGTTGGAGAATAGGCTTTATATTTGCTCCTGAATATCTTACTTCTCAAATATTTAAACTTCATCAATATGGCACTACTTGCTCTTGCTCCATAAGCCAATATGCTGCCTTAGAAGCACTTACAAACGGCTTTAATGATTCAGAATATATGAAAAAAGAATACATAAAAAGGCGAGATTTTATATACGAAGAGTTAATTTCTATGGGGCTTACAGTAGTAAAACCAGAAGGTGCCTTTTATATTTTTCCATCTATAAAAAAATTCAATGTATCTTCTTTAGATTTTTCAATTAAACTTCTAGAAAAAGAACATCTGGCAGTAGTACCTGGGAGTGCTTTTTCTCCTTTAGGTGAAGGCTATATAAGAATTTCCTACGCTGCATCTATGAATGAATTAAAAAGGGGTATGGAAAAATTAAGACACTTCATAAATTCACTTTAA
- a CDS encoding FtsX-like permease family protein codes for MKYKKILEKNLRINFFSYVGFVLSSSFAVMITFIYSTVTLNTHIPQNNEGSFINHVVKLSILCIIVSVCLFIVYSYSNYIKWRTEEFKTFILIGVTKSELRLLVKIESFVLFTTALIVGTFFGIIFSKLFFLSILKLCGLKNIPFEITYRNYLSVILLFLWMLVTMVEKSYRLSKVFDAKDILKYRNKPIFIKNENNKIKVFAFIMVACIVYKYMCKSFIKSTEFYVTNVFVSMIIAYAASSPIAFIVREMIKKNKKNRYLQIKSVRTILDMDKKITFLLAFFSFMIISYVRINYVYSIKYKRMLDVFKIDFTTFIYVFTLILCFIIFSIIIFYKTSSNVRAIKRLYHKLFIIGITQGEFQKFIKFKLLITFFKPFVLSLFMSIIYIVISNLEFVFSFKTVLIYLVYFIFLMLGYFIANKKYEEEIFK; via the coding sequence ATGAAGTATAAAAAAATTTTAGAGAAGAACTTAAGAATTAATTTTTTTAGTTATGTAGGTTTTGTTTTATCGTCAAGTTTTGCTGTAATGATAACCTTTATATACTCCACGGTAACTTTAAATACTCATATACCTCAAAACAATGAAGGTAGTTTTATAAATCATGTAGTAAAGCTTTCAATTTTATGTATAATTGTGAGTGTATGCTTATTTATTGTGTATTCCTATAGCAATTATATAAAGTGGAGAACTGAGGAGTTTAAAACATTTATCTTAATAGGAGTAACTAAATCAGAATTAAGGCTTTTAGTTAAAATAGAAAGTTTTGTTTTATTTACTACAGCTTTAATAGTGGGAACGTTTTTTGGAATTATTTTTTCTAAGCTGTTTTTTCTTTCAATACTTAAATTATGTGGACTTAAAAATATTCCATTTGAAATAACTTATAGAAATTATCTTAGTGTAATACTACTTTTCTTATGGATGCTTGTAACCATGGTTGAAAAAAGCTATAGGCTTTCAAAAGTTTTTGATGCAAAGGATATATTGAAATACAGAAATAAACCTATATTTATAAAAAATGAAAATAACAAAATAAAAGTATTTGCATTTATAATGGTAGCTTGTATAGTCTATAAATATATGTGCAAAAGCTTTATTAAAAGCACAGAATTTTATGTGACTAATGTTTTTGTAAGTATGATTATAGCTTATGCGGCTTCGAGTCCAATTGCTTTTATTGTACGTGAAATGATTAAGAAAAATAAAAAGAATAGATATCTTCAAATAAAAAGTGTTAGAACTATATTGGATATGGATAAAAAAATTACATTTTTATTGGCGTTTTTTAGTTTTATGATTATATCTTATGTGCGTATTAATTATGTTTATAGTATAAAGTATAAAAGAATGCTTGATGTTTTTAAAATAGATTTTACAACTTTTATTTATGTATTTACCTTGATTTTATGTTTTATTATTTTTTCTATTATTATTTTTTATAAAACTTCTTCAAATGTTCGGGCAATAAAGAGGCTGTATCATAAACTATTTATAATAGGAATAACCCAAGGTGAGTTCCAAAAGTTCATTAAGTTTAAGCTTTTAATAACTTTTTTTAAACCTTTTGTATTGAGTTTATTTATGAGCATTATATATATTGTGATTTCAAATTTAGAATTTGTTTTTTCATTCAAAACAGTGCTTATTTATTTAGTATATTTTATATTTCTTATGCTAGGTTATTTTATAGCAAACAAAAAATATGAGGAAGAAATTTTTAAATAG
- a CDS encoding ABC transporter ATP-binding protein gives MYLLQAENVTKVYGGRFEVNSNNALNGISLDIEEGEFTAIMGPSGSGKTTLLNILSGIDEATRGKIKIMEKDITKFTRDEMAIFRRENLGIISQDFNLLDDLTLEENAILPLFIKDDKSQNIEDRVRELFKFFNIWDERNKYPYNVSGGQQQRTAACRALITNPKIVMADEPTGNLDSKAATKFMKYMQMINENKNTTIVMVTHDSYAASFCKKVIFIKDGRIYTEIYRKESKRDFFNRILDCLAVIGGEINEV, from the coding sequence TTGTATCTTCTTCAAGCAGAAAATGTAACCAAGGTTTACGGGGGAAGGTTTGAGGTTAATTCAAATAATGCTCTAAATGGTATAAGTTTAGATATTGAAGAGGGTGAGTTTACTGCTATAATGGGACCTTCAGGCAGTGGAAAAACAACTCTTTTAAATATATTGAGTGGAATAGATGAAGCTACCCGTGGAAAAATTAAAATAATGGAAAAGGATATAACAAAATTTACAAGGGATGAAATGGCTATTTTCAGGAGAGAAAATCTTGGCATAATATCTCAGGATTTTAATTTGTTAGATGATTTAACTTTAGAGGAAAATGCTATACTCCCTCTTTTTATAAAGGATGACAAGAGCCAAAATATAGAAGATAGAGTTCGGGAACTGTTTAAATTTTTTAATATATGGGATGAGAGAAATAAGTATCCTTATAATGTTTCTGGAGGTCAGCAGCAGAGAACAGCGGCCTGTAGAGCTCTTATTACAAACCCTAAAATAGTAATGGCAGATGAGCCAACGGGAAATTTAGACTCAAAAGCAGCCACTAAATTTATGAAGTATATGCAGATGATAAATGAAAATAAAAACACCACTATAGTTATGGTTACTCACGATTCATATGCCGCAAGCTTCTGCAAAAAAGTTATTTTTATAAAGGATGGTAGAATTTATACTGAAATTTATAGAAAAGAGAGTAAAAGAGATTTTTTTAATAGAATATTAGACTGCCTTGCTGTAATTGGTGGTGAAATAAATGAAGTATAA
- a CDS encoding alpha/beta fold hydrolase, with translation MAHVNANGIQIEYEIFGKKTNPTIVLIAGNGAQLNFWEPDFCEMLAKNNLQVIRFDNRDAGLSTKFNAAGIPDMEKIYQAAKEGKPINTAYTLEDMADDVAGLLDALGIAKAHICGASMGGTIAQVFAYRHPSRICSLISIMSSTGNPNNPRISPETLAIVTATPPNERNAYIDYTLRMWKNIWSKGFPFEEERARRYCEESYDRSYYPQGAVRQNAALVANGDRRKNLSLLTIPTLVIHGTADTLFPVEAGKDTARTIPNAKLLLIDGMGHDMPKGTWRCIVEAIVSQVNETSHLC, from the coding sequence ATGGCACATGTAAATGCAAATGGCATACAAATTGAATATGAAATTTTCGGAAAGAAGACAAATCCCACAATAGTACTTATTGCCGGGAATGGTGCTCAGCTAAATTTTTGGGAACCAGATTTTTGTGAAATGCTTGCAAAGAATAATTTACAAGTTATACGCTTTGATAACCGCGATGCAGGATTGTCTACAAAATTCAATGCAGCTGGCATTCCTGATATGGAAAAAATATATCAGGCAGCAAAAGAGGGAAAGCCAATTAATACAGCATATACATTGGAAGATATGGCTGATGATGTAGCTGGTTTGCTAGATGCGCTGGGAATAGCAAAGGCTCACATCTGTGGCGCTTCTATGGGAGGCACGATTGCTCAAGTTTTTGCCTATAGACATCCTTCACGTATATGTAGTTTAATTTCTATTATGTCATCTACAGGCAATCCAAATAATCCTCGAATATCACCAGAAACTTTAGCGATTGTTACAGCAACACCTCCAAATGAAAGAAATGCATATATTGATTATACTTTACGCATGTGGAAAAATATTTGGAGTAAGGGGTTTCCTTTTGAAGAAGAACGTGCAAGACGATATTGTGAAGAAAGCTATGATCGTTCTTATTATCCACAAGGAGCTGTACGCCAAAATGCAGCATTGGTTGCTAATGGAGATAGAAGAAAGAACCTTTCATTATTAACAATCCCAACTCTCGTAATTCACGGAACTGCAGATACATTGTTTCCTGTTGAAGCAGGAAAAGATACAGCACGCACAATACCTAATGCTAAATTACTTTTAATTGACGGAATGGGACATGATATGCCTAAAGGAACCTGGAGATGCATAGTTGAAGCTATTGTTAGTCAAGTAAATGAAACGTCTCATCTATGTTAA